From the Lactuca sativa cultivar Salinas chromosome 9, Lsat_Salinas_v11, whole genome shotgun sequence genome, the window atgattaattaatagttaagggtccttatatgttaaaataaagttttgggtgaaaatcccgtgttaaaacaattaaaaacgggcctaaattgcgaatttagtcgaaaaccgggagaaaaagcattcccagcgagacctctcggtcctaggccgaggttcggtccctaggccgaggttcggtccttgctggtgctgagCCGGAAGCGAAGTGCGAACCAAAAGAAGAAGGCGAAGGCGAGGGGCTCAGTCCGAAGTCTCAgtccgaagggtcagaagcgaaggttcggttcggttctttgagtgaggttcggttcggttcagcagccttcttcatcaggagggttcggttcctaaggggactttcggttcctaagaggggtttcggttcctaagaggggtttcggctccttaagtccgttttttgcttagacttccgtttttgggctgttttcgccaaattcgagggtcgggatgccccgagtgattatagaaaattgggagagatttgagagagattccacatactcagagagatttgacattcttggagagatttcacatacaaagagatatttgggagagatttcactttcttaaagagatttgggagagatttgacattcttggagagatttctcattcagagagagatttaggagagatttcacatacttagagagatttgggagagatttgacattcttggagagatttcacatacaaagagatatttaggagagatttcatattcttagagagatttgggagagatttgacattcttggagagatttcacatacaaagagatatttgggagagaattcatattcttagagagatttgggagagatttgacattcttggagagatttcacatacaaagagatatttgggagatatttcatattcttagagagatttgggagagatttgacattcttggagagatttcacatacaaagagatatttgggagagatttcacatacttagagagatttgggagagatttgacatacttggagagatttcacatacagagagatatttgggagagatttcacatacttagagagatttgggagagatttgacatacttggagagatttcacatacatagagatatttgggagagatttcacatacttagagagatttgggagagatttgacatacttggagagatttcacatacagagagatatttgggagagatttcacatacttagagagatttgggagagttttGACACTAAagggagatagagtgaaaacgattgagagcggtttcgtgtgtgacgaatgtgagtgtccggctttgcaatgcaaggtccgtaaaccccgttaagccttgtttaaggatcttgcatactcccgatgagtatgcaacattgttttatcggtttggctcgccacataccacagttttaggttaaggagatctagatgtacgcacttttcgatttatgatctctcattagaatagagagttgtttagaaattacataacgtaaagtctagtacctacgggcaaatcGAGTTGAccgtttgacttgttgactttagttgactttgacttgaccgaaaattgacggttgtcacatttgATAGCTTCATGTAGAGGAGTGGGTATAGTAGATATGAGATGGATCGCTACTGTTATTTTAAGAAATTCAAGTCCTCTTATATCATCTTAttgttatatgttgatgacatgttAATTATTGGATTTGACATGTAGGAGATCAAcaagctaaagaagaaattagCCAGTGAGTTTGAGATAAAGGACTTAGAGAGGCTGCTAAACAAATATTAGGCATGAGCATAGCGAGGGACAAAGTTATCGGTATACTAAAACTTTCACAAGCCAAGTACATCAATACAGTTTTAGAAAAGGTCAGCATGGCAGATGCGAAAGCCAGAAGTACACCATTATGGAGTCAGTTGAGGTTTACCAAGAGGCAATCCCTCAAAATGGAAGAACACAGAGAATACATAACCAAAGTTCCCTACGCATCTGTAGTTGGTCGTTTAATATATGCAATAGAATGCACGAGAACAGATATTACTCATGCAACGGGAGTTGTGAACAGATTCATGTCAAATCCCGGAAGACAACATTGGGAAGGAGTGAAATGGTTGTTATGCTACTTAAAAGGAACAACTAAGCGTTCCTTATGTTTCAGAAGAAAATGAGTAGTTTTAGAAGGGTTCGTTGATGCAGAATTAGGTGGATGTGCAGATTCAGGAAAGAGCACAATAGGTTATGTGTTCACAATTGGGGGTACATCAATTAGGTGGATGTCAAGGTTATAAAAGAGTGTTGCTCTTTCAACCATAGAAGTAGAATACATGACACTTGCAGAAGCTGCCAAATAGCTCATATGGTTGAAGAGTTTCTTGTCAGAACTTGAAATGCAGCAGGAGGATTATGTATTGCATTGTGACAACCAAAGTGCAGTTCATTAAGCAAAGAATCCAATGTTTCACAGTAGAATAAAACATATTTAGATGATGTACAATTTCATTCGAGATTTAATCAATAAAGGAACTCTAAACTTAAagaaaatacttgaaacaaagGCCATGTGATATGTTTACCAAGGTGGTTACCACTAAGAAGTTGAAGCTTTGTATGGCTTTAACTGACCTTTCAGAAGTTTGAAGAGAATGGCTTggtagagagagagatagagtaatTTGAGGAATGGTAAATTTTGAATGGCAGATGAAGTTGTTCAAGCcttcaagtgggagattgttagggTAAGAAGTCTTGTCCAACATGGACCATTTAGATCACATTGGAGCACTTGGGTTCATAGAGCATGTAACAAAGGAATAGATCGTCTAAGAAATGAATGGATCATCAGACAAAGGAACGGATTTTCTAAAAGGTGGTTTGGAGCAACTTAGAGTGGCTTGGAGCAACTTGGAGTGGTTTTGGAGCAACTTGGAGCAACTTGAAGCAACATTGAGCAACATGTTGCACCATGATGATTGATGTTGCGCCATTCCTTAGGATGTTACGCCATATAGAGGCATCTTGTGCCATCCATGAAGATGTTGGGCGAAAGGGAGAGGAGTTGTGCCAAAGGGTTGGATGTTGAGCCACACACAAGAGATGTTGCGCCATAAGGAAGCCAATAAGGAGATGTTGCGCGACATCTATAAGATGTGTTGCACCACGAGGGTATGAACCTGCGCCAAGGGAAGGATGTTGCGCCATCTTGAGGAGATGTTGCGCCATCATGGACCATCTTATTACATAATGCGCAATCTTGATTCCTTTGCCATATTGATCCACGTATGCTTAGAAGATGATCATGCTCAAGAaatacaccatgttgtgccaccatgatggatgtCAGGCCATTAGTGATCATGATGCTCCACCTGTGCATCATGTTGCTCCACTATGGTTAAGGTGATCCATCATGTGTATTGATGATGATCATGAGTTGTATGATATGAAAAAATGTTTTAGAAGATGTTGTATGACGAAATAAGATTGGTTGTCACTATTCATGGGTCTGTGGGCCAATGGGCTTGACCCATTAGGCTTTTAAGTCTATTctctcaagtataaataggctaATACCCTCGTCATTGTAAATTGCTAGATTTCACTTTTGAGTGCTTGTAATAATTCCagaaaattaataaaatcatctctctctctctctctctctctctctctctctctctctatatatatatatatatatatatatatatatatatatatatatatatatatatatatatatatatatatatatatatatatatcttccgcCCTTGGATATAGATCATCTTGACTGAACCACGTTAAACATTGTATTCTTTTGATTTACGTTTTTTCAGAATTTTTTGTGAGTTCACCGAAGTTTGTTTTTTTGATATTTGTCTGAAGTGCTTAACTTGTTTTGTTGTCGCCACCACATTGAACTTACCTCCTAAATAACTATTAATTCTTGTTATTCTTTTGGTTTTTAAACGtatcatacttttttttttattaattttcatataatataaataatttatGAACGTATCGTTTTTCTTTAATCCTAACCTTATTTTCATTACGGCCCTTCTTATATTGGTTATTTCTTCCTTAGGTGCCTAGTTCTTGTCATGAAGTTGGCATATCCGTGTGGTCATACTTGGGGTTCCCCGACTTTTATTGACAAGTGTCGAACTTTCCCTTCACTGGACCAATGTGTCGATATCAATCACCTAACTATCCAGCAGTTCAGATTCCGTATAGTACTCTTAGAATGGTTAATTAGTGGTCCTCCATAGATGCTTTTATAGTCTCATTCCATTTTAAATACTTACACAGTCAATGTGCCTAGACATTAGGAGTAATCACACTCATCTGACATATGCAAATCAAAGCAGTCAATAGAAAAGCATGCATCCCATAATGCTATTCGAAGTATATGATTAAACTTAATCATGTGTAAGTAGGCAAAGGTTAATTAACCACTACCATATGTTTATCTGTTGGTGTTGCTTAATTGTTGCATTGCTTTTTCCATGATCTTAAAGTTGCATTTTTGGAGTGGACCCAGTGACACCCAATTAATAAACTTTTTAGGCTATTATCTTATCtcgttacattttttttttacagtGGAACAAAAAGTTATAATTAATTTTGTCTCATTTCTCTCTTGTCAATATATATGTCTAATGCATTACAGCCTATTATGCCATGTCGTGCATAACAAACAGGAAACCAAGTCTTACTGAACATTTGGTCATTTGAATATTCTTAATTACAAAGAAGTAAATGAATAATGAGAATAATTTCATATGTTTTTTCGTTGAGAAATTATCATTGATGATATACCGATACGCGATACATGTGTTTTCACTTTGAGGCTTCTTAAGTCTAATTCAATTGGTATCTATCTTGCGAGGGTGAATTCTACCAAATCTTTTAAGGAATTAAATGAAGACCCTCCTTTGAAGAGAGAATATTTAGCCTTTTCTTTCATGCTAATTGCTCTTTGCCTCATCTCTTGCCCTTCTTCATCCACCAAGAGTCTTCTGATTGCACTTTCGACTACTTTTATCTCAAGATTTTCCAGTTCCAGACCTACACGCCATACGTAACTCAGGTACCTGGAATTTACACATTGGTCCCCCATAACTGGTTGACATATCATTGGAACCCCTTCGGAAATACTTTCTAAAGTTGAGTTCCAACCACAGTGACTCCAAAACCCACCAACTGCAGAATGTGACAGCACCTGTTTTTGTGGAGCCCACTTCAACACAAGACCTCTTCCTCTTACTTCTTCTGTAAAACCTTCTGGCAAAAATTCAATCCACTCCGACCCACTAACTGAACCGGGTCGGACCACCCATAAAAACGGTTGTTTGCTTTTGGCCAGCCCCCAGGCTGTCTCAGTAAGCTCGGTTTCATCCATGGTGGCTAAACTCCCCAGACTTACATAGATAACTGATCTTGGAGCTTGCTTATCAAGCCATGAAATGCAACCAGTGTCTTCTTCAAGAAAGCTAGTAGATGGACACCTAGCCATTTTTATCAGAGGTCCGATGGCGAAAATTGGAACCTGGTAGTGCTGCCTGAGTTGTGTCAGCGCTGAATGCTCAAGAAACTCCATGGTGTTCCATATAATAGCTGAAGGGGTTCTAACACGTTCCGCAAGAGCAAGCATTTCTGTTGCAACTTCTGTAGGTGTATCATTAAAAGGTAAATCCTTGTACCTGAGGGGATGGAGCTCTGGAACAAGCTCCTGCAGCATCGAATCTGTGTTGTAGAGTGGTAAAAAAGTGATACATAAAGGttactattatatttatatacaccGACATATCTACAGTTAAAAGGTAAAGTACTAACTAACCTTGAACAGGAAGTTTCCCTTCTGCATGTAGCCGAGGAAGAGCAAGGAAAGCCGGCATATACGATGCACTACAACTGCGCAAAACAATGCTACGAAGATTCAAATTGCTAGCAACTTCTTCAGCAAAATACATGATATTGTCGTGTATGACTGTGATCGTATGATTCATTTCATCTTTTCCTTCTTCAATCTTTCGAGTCAAGTGATCTTGAAGCTGCATTTTGCAGTTATTGTTAAGAGCTTCAAGGAAC encodes:
- the LOC111907498 gene encoding UDP-glycosyltransferase 76H1, with protein sequence MMGDERKRGKPLVLVASPFQGHMTPMLQLGSVLHSKGFSITLAHTKLNSPDPSNHPEFVFLTLSDNFSAIDASANYTKFLEALNNNCKMQLQDHLTRKIEEGKDEMNHTITVIHDNIMYFAEEVASNLNLRSIVLRSCSASYMPAFLALPRLHAEGKLPVQDSMLQELVPELHPLRYKDLPFNDTPTEVATEMLALAERVRTPSAIIWNTMEFLEHSALTQLRQHYQVPIFAIGPLIKMARCPSTSFLEEDTGCISWLDKQAPRSVIYVSLGSLATMDETELTETAWGLAKSKQPFLWVVRPGSVSGSEWIEFLPEGFTEEVRGRGLVLKWAPQKQVLSHSAVGGFWSHCGWNSTLESISEGVPMICQPVMGDQCVNSRYLSYVWRVGLELENLEIKVVESAIRRLLVDEEGQEMRQRAISMKEKAKYSLFKGGSSFNSLKDLVEFTLAR